From the Chthoniobacterales bacterium genome, one window contains:
- the ribH gene encoding 6,7-dimethyl-8-ribityllumazine synthase produces MSKLAPHRPRPSRRKQHFAIVASLFNRVYVQGLVDHAVAELRSLSPSADIFIHQVPGAFEIPVVVREVALRKKANAILALGVILQGKTSHAQNLAHSVTDALQKVAIDYGVPVINAVLSLENEPQARERCLGSKINRGTEAARAAVMVGEVLADLRTK; encoded by the coding sequence ATGTCCAAGCTCGCCCCGCACCGGCCGCGCCCTTCCCGGCGCAAACAGCATTTCGCGATCGTGGCCAGTTTGTTTAACCGGGTTTATGTCCAGGGACTCGTCGATCACGCCGTCGCCGAGCTGCGGTCGTTGTCGCCGTCGGCCGATATTTTCATCCATCAAGTGCCGGGCGCGTTCGAGATTCCCGTGGTCGTGCGCGAAGTCGCGCTCAGGAAAAAAGCGAACGCGATTCTGGCGCTCGGCGTGATTTTGCAGGGCAAAACGAGCCATGCCCAGAACCTGGCCCATTCCGTTACCGACGCCCTCCAAAAGGTCGCGATCGATTACGGCGTGCCGGTTATCAACGCCGTCCTGAGCCTGGAGAACGAACCGCAGGCCCGCGAGCGTTGCCTCGGCTCGAAGATCAATCGTGGCACGGAAGCGGCGCGCGCCGCGGTGATGGTGGGTGAAGTGTTGGCCGATCTGCGGACGAAATAA
- the nusB gene encoding transcription antitermination factor NusB — protein MGKRRAARQAAVQFHFWRDLHGDGAPERMDEFWEFCPATPRVKAFAQPLIDGMIAHLPEIDDRIRKYCENYDFRRISAVDRNVLRLAIYEMLHRDDIPPVVSINEAIELAKTFGGPDSGRFVNGILDRVKDDLKRPLREAAPPESEAAE, from the coding sequence ATGGGCAAACGGCGCGCAGCGCGGCAGGCGGCCGTGCAATTTCATTTCTGGCGCGATCTCCATGGCGACGGCGCCCCGGAGCGAATGGACGAATTCTGGGAATTCTGCCCGGCTACACCGCGAGTGAAGGCCTTCGCCCAACCGCTTATCGACGGCATGATCGCGCATTTGCCGGAAATCGACGATCGCATCCGCAAGTATTGCGAGAACTACGATTTTCGCCGCATCTCCGCCGTCGATCGCAATGTCCTCCGGCTGGCCATTTACGAAATGCTCCACCGGGACGACATCCCGCCGGTGGTTTCCATTAACGAGGCGATTGAGCTGGCCAAGACGTTCGGCGGTCCTGACTCAGGGCGTTTTGTGAACGGCATTCTTGACCGCGTGAAAGACGATCTAAAAAGGCCGTTGCGGGAAGCCGCGCCGCCCGAGTCCGAGGCGGCCGAATGA